One Pyrococcus furiosus DSM 3638 genomic window, GAGATTCTCGATGGAAAGGATTTACCTTTACTATATGTAGCTTTCAGCCCGTGCTTTAGAAAAGAGGCAGGGACCGCCGGAAAGGATACCAAGGGAATCTTTAGGGTTCACCAGTTCCACAAGGTTGAGCAGTTCGTCTATTCTAGACCTGAAGAGAGCTGGGAGTGGCATGAAAGGCTAGTTAGGAACGCTGAAGAGCTCTTCCAAGAGCTTGAGATTCCCTACAGAGTAGTTAACATCTGTACTGGAGATCTGGGTTACGTAGCCGCAAAGAAGTACGACATAGAGGCTTGGATGCCTGGGCAGGGGAGGTTTAGAGAAGTTGTTTCGGCAAGCAACTGTACAGACTGGCAGGCTAGGAGGTTGAACATTAGGTTTAGAGATAGAACTGACGAAAAGCCCAGGTACGTGCACACTTTAAACTCCACTGCAATAGCAACTTCTAGAGCAATAGTGGCAATTCTAGAGAACCACCAGCAGGAGGATGGAACTGTAAAGATACCCAGGGCGCTCTGGAAGTACACTGGATTCAAGGAGATAGTCCCGGTTGAGAAGAAGGAAGGGTGCTGCAAGGCATGAAGCTTGTCCTTGACTCTTCTGTTTTTATTCAGGGTGTTGAGGTGGAAGGTTACACAACGCCAAGTGTTGTTGAGGAGATTAAAGATAGAGAATCCAAGTTATTCCTAGAATCTTTAATATCTGCAGGAAAGGTAAGGGTGATTGAACCTTCAAAGGAGGCTATAGAGAAGATAATCCAAGCGGCTAGAGAGACTGGAGAGTTGGAGGAGCTAAGTAAGGCCGATATAGAGGTTTTAGCCTTGGCGTATGAGTTAAAGGCAACCATCTTTACAGATGACTACAACGTCCAGAACATAGCCTCCCTCCTGGGACTCAAGTTTAGAACCCTTAAGAAGGGAATCACGAGGGTAATGAAGTGGAGGTATGTATGTATAGGTTGTGGAAGAAAATTCTCGACCCTTCCCCCTGGGGGAATATGTCCAGACTGTGGGAGTAGAGTGAAGCTTATTCCCAGGAGGCGCTAGATTATTTTCTCCCTCTTTGCCTCCTCTCTAGCTAAAACTTCAACTTCCTCTAGAAATTTCTCGTAATTGACACAATCTAGCCCATACTTCCTTAAGGGGGAGTACTTTTCAGCATTGCCATTAACAACAAGAAGGGACTTAGATGTTATTGCTGAAACGGCCGTGATTAAATCCTCCAAGGTAAAGAAGTATCCATCTTTAATTAGAGATGCATCTATCTCGGCAATCTCTCCAAGCAGTTCATCCGTCAAGTCCACAATTTTAACGATGTCCCTCAGCTTTTGGACTTCCTCTTTTGGATTCTTCCCCTTGAAGGCCTTTGCCAAGAGATAAGCGTGAACGGTTGTAATTGGAAGGTAAATTTCGAACTCTGCAAGAACAAACTCTAAAAGCTCTTTATTTTGCTTTCTCGTAAGTTGAATAAAAGAAGGGGGGTCAAAGCTGATTTTTCGAGGCATTGGGTTCATTTCCTGCTTCCCTCCTCAACAAGCTTACTTCTATCCCTAATAACTGAAAGCACTAGTTCAGCCTCATCGTCTTCCAGTGAAATGCTTTCGGCCTTGGTCTCCAATTCTAAGGTATGCCACGCTTGTATTAGCTTTTTCAAGACTTCATCGTATGATTTTGCATCCAACCTAGCCTTGAGCTTTTTAATTGCCTCCCATGTTTCCTCATCAACTGCTATTGTCTTCATATTTCATCCCCTCAGCAATTCCTCTTCAATCTTTTTCGTAACACCATTATTGGCTACTATCTCTCTGAATATCGACACGCTCTTCTCCCTGGGAATTCTCTCCTTTGTAATTAGGTTGACTTCGTAGAGGCCAAAGCGCATTCTAAACCCGAGAGCCCACTCGAAGTTGTCAGTTAATGCCCAGTGGAAGTAGCCCTTAACTTCATACCCATCCTCAAAGGCCTTCTCTATCATCTTTATGTGGCTCGCTATGTAGTAAGGTCTTAGGATGTCCTTTGAATCCGCTATTCCGTTCTCCGTCACGTAAACTGGAACGCCGTACTTGTGAGCTTCAACTATTGAATCGTACATCCCCTCTGGATAGAGTTCCCATCCTATGTCGCTGACGGGTCTGTCATCCTTTGACAGAGTTCCAGGTCTGCAGGCATAGCCATATCCTTGAACTCCCTTAAAGGTGATCAGCGGGATTGAAGGAAACATTGGTTCCTGATACGTAACTACTTCCCTTGTGTAGTAATTAACCCCTATCCAGTCATTGCCCTTTAGATAGGGGGCATCTATAAACGTTTCACCGTCAAACTCTATATTAAGTTTTCCTTTGTGTATGGCCTCGAAGAACAGCCCTGAGTGGAAGAAGTTGTCGTTTTCTGCTGCCTTAACATCCTTGGAATCGTTCGGATCCTTGGGATAAGCAACTCCAATGTTGTTGTAAATTATACCAACTTCTGCAGGCTCTTTAGAATCCTTATCAGCTTTCTCAGTGTCAAACTTCTTTATCTGCCTATAAGCTAAAGCATGTGCATTTATCATGTGAAGTATCGCCAGCTTTGCGGCCTCTGGATTTAGAACCCCTGGAGGGAAGCCAGAGTAGGGGGCTAGGTAGCCAAGCTCAACAACCACCATAGGCTCATTAAACGTGCTCCACATATCCACTATATCTCCAAACTTATAGGCTATGTAAGCGGCATACTTTGCAAACTCTATAACTGTTCTTGGGTTAACCCAGCCGTTCCTCTTATTAGTTAACGCCCTCTCCCTAGCCTCAATGGGATCATGCAACCAATATGGAAGGGTGAAGTGATTTAGATTAACTATAACCTTAAACCCCTTGCTCCTCAGGCTGTTTATGACTGACCTATAGTAGGCCACCTCCCTCTTGTTGGCGATCTCATCTAACTCCTCCAAAGTGTCCTTGGTGATCTTTACATCTTCTATAAGGTTATATGATTCATTATAGCTATAATCAACATCAATAAATGTCGTTGGCCATGGGAATATTCTGCTCCACTCTATGCCTATTCTGTAAGCATTAAGACCCAGCTTTCTTGCAATCTCATGGTCCTTCTCATAAAGCTCGTAATTGTTAATCCCCTCCTCGGGAAGATCTCCACTAACGAGGCCTTTCTCTATATTTGTCTTATCCCTTACCCAGTGCCACCAATCAGTGTTAGTGTCAATATTCCTCCTGAGTTTATCCCCCATTTCAAACTGAAAACCCGATTGTGCCACACCCCAAAGGAACTTTTCAGGGAACATGATCCTCCCCCCTTATATTGTCAATAGTGAGTATCGTTATCATATCTTATAAGGCTTTCTAAATTTCTATAATTTGGCCCAATGATTATAAATATACAGCAAGATTTATAAGCATTGAGGATTTCATTATAATTGACAATGTGCTTTGTTGCATCCTTACGGGGTGATAGTATGAAGAGACTCGTTGGTGTACTAATTGGAGCGTTTGTAATATTTGGAGTTTTCGGCCAAGTAGTGGCCGCCCAGGAACAAGAACTTCCAAGGGAAGAAACACTATACGTTGGTGGTGGTCTCTGGAGCCAACCAAACAACTTCAATCCCCTTATCCCCTGGAGTGCCGTTACAGGAACCATTGGCTTGATTTACGAAACCTTGTTCAACTACGACCCATTAAACGATAAGCTAGAGCCCTGGCTTGCCGAGAGTGGAAGATGGGTTAGCGACAACGTATATGAGGTTAAACTTAGGGAAGGATTAACCTGGCAGGATGGAAAGCCACTAACAGCTGAGGACGTTAAGTTCACCTTCGAGCTCCACAAGAAGTATCCTGGTCTAGCATATCACCAGATGTGGGAGTGGCTCCAAGAGGTTAAGGTTATAGATGACAGAACAATCCAGTTTGTATTTAGCACTCCCCACTATGAAGAGTGGAAGTATCTACTTTATCAAATAGCAATTGTTCCGAAGCACATCTGGCAGAACATTGATAACCCAGTTGAATTCGCCAACGTTGACAACCCAGTTGGTTCTGGTCCCTACAAGCTCTACAAGACAGACCAGATGAGGTTCATTCTCGTTAGGAACGACAACTGGTGGGGAATCAAGTACTTCGGCAAGCCCGCTCCAAAGTACATAGTCTACGTTATAGTCTACAGCAACAACTTGGCATTATCAATGCTCGTCAAGGGTGAGCTCGACTGGAGCAACTTCTTCATCCCGGGTGTCCCAGATGTCAAGGCTCAGTATGGAATAGTTAC contains:
- a CDS encoding type II toxin-antitoxin system VapC family toxin, whose protein sequence is MKLVLDSSVFIQGVEVEGYTTPSVVEEIKDRESKLFLESLISAGKVRVIEPSKEAIEKIIQAARETGELEELSKADIEVLALAYELKATIFTDDYNVQNIASLLGLKFRTLKKGITRVMKWRYVCIGCGRKFSTLPPGGICPDCGSRVKLIPRRR
- a CDS encoding type II toxin-antitoxin system VapC family toxin encodes the protein MNPMPRKISFDPPSFIQLTRKQNKELLEFVLAEFEIYLPITTVHAYLLAKAFKGKNPKEEVQKLRDIVKIVDLTDELLGEIAEIDASLIKDGYFFTLEDLITAVSAITSKSLLVVNGNAEKYSPLRKYGLDCVNYEKFLEEVEVLAREEAKREKII
- a CDS encoding DUF7557 family protein, encoding MKTIAVDEETWEAIKKLKARLDAKSYDEVLKKLIQAWHTLELETKAESISLEDDEAELVLSVIRDRSKLVEEGSRK
- the bgaS gene encoding beta-galactosidase BgaS, whose protein sequence is MFPEKFLWGVAQSGFQFEMGDKLRRNIDTNTDWWHWVRDKTNIEKGLVSGDLPEEGINNYELYEKDHEIARKLGLNAYRIGIEWSRIFPWPTTFIDVDYSYNESYNLIEDVKITKDTLEELDEIANKREVAYYRSVINSLRSKGFKVIVNLNHFTLPYWLHDPIEARERALTNKRNGWVNPRTVIEFAKYAAYIAYKFGDIVDMWSTFNEPMVVVELGYLAPYSGFPPGVLNPEAAKLAILHMINAHALAYRQIKKFDTEKADKDSKEPAEVGIIYNNIGVAYPKDPNDSKDVKAAENDNFFHSGLFFEAIHKGKLNIEFDGETFIDAPYLKGNDWIGVNYYTREVVTYQEPMFPSIPLITFKGVQGYGYACRPGTLSKDDRPVSDIGWELYPEGMYDSIVEAHKYGVPVYVTENGIADSKDILRPYYIASHIKMIEKAFEDGYEVKGYFHWALTDNFEWALGFRMRFGLYEVNLITKERIPREKSVSIFREIVANNGVTKKIEEELLRG